Proteins from a genomic interval of Rosa chinensis cultivar Old Blush chromosome 2, RchiOBHm-V2, whole genome shotgun sequence:
- the LOC112184317 gene encoding pentatricopeptide repeat-containing protein At3g22690, with translation MAAMLQLSPLVSATPSFIAPTNQNEPKAIAKDTSPTGSLRNCKTINQVKQLHCHITKTGFSHTPSNVTKLISACAEMGTFESLDYARKAFNLFLEEEETKGVLFMYNSLIRGYSSAGLCDEAIGLYVQMVLQGVLPDKFTFPFALSACSKIVAFCEGVQLHGSLVKTGLEEDVFIGNSLIHFYAECGHLDYAQKVFDEMLERNIVSWTSLICGYGRRNMPKQAVSLFFEMVAAGVKPNSVTMVCVISACAKLKDVALSERVCAYIGESGLKTNMLMVNSLVDMYMKCGATDAAKWLFDECVDKNLVLYNTILSNYVRQGLASEAVSVVGEMLQQGLRPDKVTMLAAISACAQLSDSLSGKCCHGYVLRNGLEGWDTICNAMIDMYMKCGEQEMACIIFDNMSNKTVVSWNSLISGFIRSGDVKSAWEIFNEMPKSDLVSWNTMIGALVQESKFEEAIELFREMQTEGIKGDRVTMVEVASACGYLGALDLAKWTHAYIEKSEIKCDTRLGTALVDMFAKCGDPQSAMKVFNTMAGRDVSAWTAAIRAMAMEGNGKRALELFDDMLKQGVKPDEVVFVAVLTACSHVGLLEQGRNIFMSMQLVHGISPHIVHYGCMVDLLGRAGLLEEAVDLIKCMPMEPNDVIWGTLLAACRTHKNVEMATYAAEQISKLTTQRTGIHVLLSNIYASAGKWADVAKVRLQLKERGIQKVPGSSSIEVNGVIHEFTSGGDTDTHTERSHIALMLQEINSRLRDAGYIPDLDNVLVDVDEKEKEYLLSRHSEKVAIAFGLIGTGQGVPIRVVKNLRMCSDCHSFAKLVSRIYDREIIVRDNNRFHFFSQGLCSCSDYW, from the coding sequence ATGGCCGCAATGCTTCAGCTGAGTCCTCTGGTCTCAGCCACCCCAAGTTTCATAGCTCCCACTAACCAAAACGAACCCAAAGCCATAGCCAAGGACACTTCCCCAACTGGGTCACTAAGAAACTGCAAAACCATAAACCAAGTGAAGCAACTTCACTGTCACATCACTAAGACAGGCTTCAGTCACACACCCTCTAATGTCACCAAGCTAATTAGCGCATGCGCCGAGATGGGCACCTTCGAAAGCTTAGATTATGCCCGGAAAGCCTTTAACTTGtttcttgaagaagaagaaactaaggGTGTATTGTTCATGTATAATTCTCTCATAAGGGGTTACTCTAGTGCTGGGCTTTGTGACGAGGCTATTGGGCTTTATGTTCAGATGGTGCTTCAGGGTGTTTTGCCGGATAAGTTCACATTTCCGTTTGCGCTGAGCGCGTGCTCAAAGATTGTGGCTTTCTGTGAAGGTGTTCAGCTGCACGGGTCGCTTGTGAAGACGGGTTTGGAGGAAGATGTGTTTATTGGGAATTCTTTGATTCATTTCTATGCAGAATGTGGGCACTTGGATTATGCGCagaaggtgtttgatgaaatgcttgAGAGAAACATCGTGTCGTGGACTAGTTTGATTTGTGGCTATGGTAGGAGGAATATGCCAAAGCAggctgtttctttgtttttcgaGATGGTGGCAGCCGGTGTTAAGCCCAATTCGGTGACTATGGTGTGTGTCATTTCTGCTTGTGCAAAGTTGAAGGATGTTGCGTTGAGTGAGAGAGTGTGCGCTTACATTGGGGAGTCTGGACTCAAGACTAATATGCTTATGGTGAATTCACTTGTTGATATGTATATGAAATGTGGAGCTACTGATGCCGCAAAGTGGCTTTTTGATGAATGTGTGGATAAAAACTTGGTTCTTTACAACACGATTTTGTCAAATTATGTGCGCCAGGGACTGGCTAGTGAAGCAGTTTCTGTCGTGGGTGAAATGCTACAACAGGGCCTAAGACCCGACAAGGTTACCATGTTAGCTGCAATTTCAGCTTGCGCACAGCTAAGTGATTCTCTCTCAGGTAAGTGTTGCCATGGTTATGTTCTAAGGAATGGACTAGAAGGTTGGGATACCATTTGTAATGCCATGATTGACATGTACATGAAGTGCGGCGAACAAGAGATGGCCTGCATAATTTTTGACAATATGTCAAATAAGACTGTAGTATCATGGAACTCTTTGATTTCTGGTTTCATAAGAAGTGGCGATGTGAAGTCAGCTTGGGAAATTTTCAATGAGATGCCTAAGAGTGATCTCGTCTCTTGGAACACTATGATTGGTGCTCTGGTCCAAGAGAGCAAGTTTGAGGAAGCAATTGAACTTTTCCGGGAGATGCAGACCGAGGGAATAAAAGGAGATAGGGTGACCATGGTGGAGGTTGCATCTGCCTGCGGATATTTAGGAGCTCTTGATCTTGCAAAGTGGACTCATGCTTATATTGAAAAAAGCGAAATCAAATGTGATACGCGGCTTGGGACAGCCTTAGTTGACATGTTTGCTAAATGTGGTGATCCTCAAAGTGCAATGAAAGTGTTCAATACAATGGCCGGGAGAGATGTTTCTGCTTGGACTGCAGCCATCAGAGCAATGGCCATGGAGGGGAATGGGAAACGAGCTCTAGAACTTTTTGATGACATGCTTAAGCAAGGGGTGAAACCAGATGAAGTAGTCTTTGTGGCGGTACTAACAGCGTGCAGCCATGTTGGTCTTTTGGAACAAGGGCGGAACATTTTTATGTCAATGCAGTTGGTCCATGGCATTTCCCCTCATATCGTTCATTACGGTTGCATGGTCGATCTACTAGGCCGAGCCGGGCTCTTGGAAGAAGCTGTTGATCTGATAAAGTGCATGCCAATGGAACCCAATGATGTCATTTGGGGCACTCTCTTGGCTGCTTGTCGAACCCACAAAAACGTCGAAATGGCAACATATGCAGCTGAACAGATATCAAAGTTGACCACTCAGAGGACAGGTATTCATGTGCTTCTCTCAAACATATATGCATCGGCTGGGAAATGGGCAGACGTTGCAAAAGTGAGGCTACAATTGAAAGAGAGAGGGATTCAGAAGGTACCCGGATCCAGTTCCATTGAAGTTAATGGAGTGATTCATGAGTTTACCTCCGGTGGTGATACTGATACACACACAGAGAGGAGCCATATTGCGTTGATGTTGCAAGAAATAAACAGCAGACTCAGAGATGCTGGTTACATTCCTGATCTCGACAATGTCCTGGTTGATGTTGATGAGAAGGAGAAAGAGTACTTGCTCAGTCGACATAGTGAGAAAGTGGCCATAGCTTTTGGGCTTATAGGTACGGGGCAAGGAGTGCCAATTCGCGTGGTGAAGAATCTGAGAATGTGTTCTGATTGTCACTCTTTTGCCAAATTAGTATCAAGAATATATGACAGGGAAATTATTGTTCGAGATAACAACAGGTTCCATTTCTTTAGTCAGGGCCTGTGCTCTTGCAGTGATTACTGGTAA
- the LOC121051916 gene encoding uncharacterized protein LOC121051916 — MTDQPQNPKPRKVQKQVNSYFLKNDVVMGDIPSSVVEQPSCSIRVNESREIDVNHIERDPGKRHTISSYPINERDEVQRKYILYGPYQLKFEEYPTHLCGDQDRRFNEKWFEKYPWLEYSDENDKAFCFPCFLFYSNPLRHSLFTSYGFDNWRRIGGVQCCFKKHVGKTGSPHHKFMQDMLGLKHVCRHIDSHESTTARIDTAKSVAAQGYYRGCKIVSKACTCI; from the coding sequence atgacAGATCAACCTCAAAATCCTAAGCCACGAAAAGTTCAGAAGCAAGTAAATtcatattttctgaaaaatgaTGTTGTTATGGGTGATATTCCAAGTTCGGTTGTGGAACAACCTTCTTGTTCTATACGAGTTAATGAGTCTCGTGAAATTGATGTTAATCACATTGAACGTGATCCGGGAAAACGCCATACAATCTCGTCATATCCTATTAATGAGCGTGATGAAGttcaaagaaaatatatacTTTATGGTCCTTATCAACTAAAATTTGAAGAGTATCCAACGCATCTTTGTGGAGATCAAGATCGCAGATTTAATGAGAAGTGGTTTGAAAAATATCCTTGGCTTGAGTACTCTGATGAGAATGATAAGGCATTTTGTTTTCCATGCTTTCTTTTTTATAGCAATCCTTTGAGGCATTCTTTGTTCACTTCTTATGGGTTTGACAATTGGAGAAGGATCGGTGGGGTTCAATGTTGCTTTAAAAAGCATGTAGGGAAGACCGGCTCCCCACATCACAAGTTTATGCAAGATATGTTGGGCTTAAAACATGTGTGTAGACATATTGATAGTCATGAATCCACAACCGCCAGAATTGATACAGCAAAATCGGTTGCGGCTCAAGGCTACTATAGAGGCTGTAAGATTGTTAGCAAAGCATGCACTTGCATTTAG
- the LOC112184264 gene encoding zinc finger protein 862-like yields the protein MCGEWNGLQALFLEKCPYAYYVHCFAHRLQLALNVAAKDVGVVYLFFQMLTSIINIVDLSTKRVSEFKSIQEVEAMEQIAAGELETGKGANQTCNLQRAGATRWSSRYYSIKNLMKLYNSTSSVLKNMIDNGLNGKIHGEALGASKALRSFDFAFCLLLLDKTMKITNALCKSLQEQSQEIINAMNLVSSMKGHLKKLREDGWVDFFASVVSFCDAHTIDAPDFSARHMEGTGRLSQQQNCVTIEHYYRVEIFNAIIDLQLMELNSRFNEQTRELLILSSALDPRFDFQSFDIDKICCLAEKFYPHDVPDLNDLRDQLEHFEYQFSELSEFQDLCTISELCQEFVNTRTPFLLIERLVRLVMTLPVSTATTERAFSAMKLIKNRLRSKMSDDFLADLMTVHIEREIVDAIYSNSVIDEFYASGTGRLSQQQNCVTIEHYYRVEIFNAIIDLQLMELNSRFNEQTRELLVLSSALDPRFDFQSFDIDKICCLAEKFYPHDVPDLNDLRDQLEHFEYQLLKMASLLGILVQNGGFGLRSLVICY from the exons ATGTGTGGTGAGTGGAATGGGTTGCAAGCACTATTTTTGGAAAAGTGTCCATATGCATACTATGTACATTGTTTTGCTCATCGCTTACAACTAGCTTTAAATGTTGCAGCTAAAGATGTGGGTGTTGTCTATTTATTCTTTCAAATGCTAACTAGTATCATTAATATTGTTGACTTATCTACTAAGCGTGTTTCTGAGTTCAAATCTATTCAAGAAGTTGAAGCTATGGAACAAATTGCTGCTGGGGAACTTGAAACTGGAAAGGGAGCTAATCAGACATGCAATTTGCAAAGAGCTGGAGCTACAAGGTGGAGTTCAAGGTATTATTCTATCAAGAACTTGATGAAATTGTATAACTCAACTAGTTCAGTTTTGAAAAACATGATAGATAATGGACTCAATGGAAAAATACATGGAGAGGctttaggtgcttctaaagctCTAAGATCATTTGACTTTGCGTTTTGCTTATTGTTGTTGGACAAAACTATGAAAATCACAAATGCTCTTTGTAAATCACTGCAAGAACAGTCTCAAGAGATCATAAATGCTATGAATCTAGTTTCTAGTATGAAGGGTCATCTTAAAAAGTTGAGAGAAGATGGTTGGGTAGATTTCTTTGCTAGTGTTGTATCATTTTGTGACGCTCATACAATTGATGCTCCAGATTTTAGTGCTCGCCATATGGAAGGTACGGGTCGTCTTTCTCAACAACAAAATTGTGTCACTATTGAGCATTATTATCGTGTTGAAATATTCAATGCTATAATTGATCTTCAATTGATGGAACTAAACAGTAGATTCAATGAGCAAACAAGAGAACTCTTGATTCTTAGTTCTGCATTGGATCCTCGATTTGATTTTCAATCATTTGACATTGACAAAATATGTTGTTTGGCTGAGAAATTTTATCCTCATGATGTGCCTGATTTGAATGATCTAAGAGACCAGTTGGAGCATTTTGAGTATCAATTCTCTGAACTTTCAGAATTTCAAGATTTATGCACCATTTCTGAGTTATGTCAAGAATTTGTTAACACAAGGACACCATTCTTGTTGATTGAGAGACTAGTCCGTCTAGTGATGACTCTTCCTGTTTCTACGGCTACAACAGAGAGAGCATTTTCAGCCATGAAGCTCATTAAGAACCGACTTAGAAGCAAGATGAGTGATGATTTTCTTGCAGATTTAATGACAGTGCATATTGAGAGAGAAATTGTTGATGCTATTTATTCAAATTCGGTTATAGATGAGTTTTATGCTTCAG GTACGGGTCGTCTTTCTCAACAACAAAATTGTGTCACTATTGAGCATTATTATCGTGTTGAAATATTCAATGCTATAATTGATCTTCAATTGATGGAACTAAACAGTAGATTCAATGAGCAAACAAGAGAACTCTTGGTTCTTAGTTCTGCATTGGATCCTCGATTTGATTTTCAATCATTTGACATTGACAAAATATGTTGTTTGGCTGAGAAATTTTATCCTCATGATGTGCCTGATTTGAATGATCTAAGAGACCAGTTGGAGCATTTTGAGTATCAATTACTAAAAATGGCGTCACTTttagggattttagttcaaaatggGGGTTTCGGACTTAGATCTCTTGTGATTTGTTACTAA